CCCAGCGCCAGCAGACGCCGCTGCTCGCGCAGCAAGGTGAGGTTGTGTTCGTCCGTCTTGCCAAAGCCGTAGCCCGGGTCCAGCACCACCCGCTCTGCCGCCACCCCGGCAGCGACCAGATCGGCCAGCCGTCGTGCCAGGTCTGCCTGCACCTCGACCGTGACATCCGCATAGTGGGGCGCCTGTTGCATGGTGGCGGGTTCGCCCTGGCGGTGCATCAGACAGACCCCTGCCTGCGGCGTCTGCCGAACCGCGTCCAGCGCCCCCGGCCGGTCCAGCGAGCGCACATCGTTGATGATGTCGGCACCGGCGGCCAGCACCTCGGCCATCACTTCCGGCTGGCTGGTGTCGACCGAGACCGGCACTCCCAGGCCCACGGCGTGACGCACCACGGGCAACACCCGGGCCAGCTCCTCCCGCCAATCGGGGGCCACCGAGCCCGGTCGGGTCGACTCGCCCCCGATGTCCAGGATGTCCACACCCTCGGCCACCAGGGCGTCACACCGTGCGCAAGCGTCTTCCGGTCGGTAGAACTGGCCGCCATCGGAAAAAGAGTCCGGGGTGGCGTTGACGATGCCCATCACATGGGGACGGGTGAGATCGATGCGAAAGCGGGCGGTCTGCCAGAACATGACGGAGCAGAAACAGGCAACGGGGCCCGCAGGCCCCGTTGGTGGTGAAAGGATTCGGCCTCAGGCCGCGGCAGGCGCACCGTCGGTGTTGACCGGCGGCGTCGGGCCGCTGCCCGTCTTGTTGCTGCTCGAGGTCCAGTCCTTGGGCGGACGCGGCGGCTTGCCGGACATGATGTCCTCGATCTGCTCGGCGTCGATGGTCTCCCAGTCCAGCAGCGCCTTGGCCATTGCGTGCATCTTGTCCTGGTTGTCCTCGATCAGCTTGCGGGCGGTGGCGTACTGCTCGTCGATGATGCGGCGGATCACCGAATCCACCTTGCGCATGGTCTCTTCGGACATGCTGGTGGTCTTGGTCACCGAACGGCCCAGGAAGACCTCGCCCTCGTTCTCGGCGTAGACCATGGGTCCCAGCTCGTCGGTCATGCCGTAGCGGGTCACCATGTCGCGGGCGATCTGGGTGGCGCGCTCGAAGTCGTTGCTGGCGCCGGTGGTCATCTGGTTCATGAAGACCTCTTCGGCGATCCGGCCCCCGAACAGCACCGAGATGGTCGAGAGCATGCGCTCCTTGTCCATGCTGTAGCGGTCGCCTTCGGGCAGCTGCATCGTCACGCCCAGGGCGCGGCCGCGGGGAATGACCGTGACCTTGTGCACCGGGTCGGTCTTGGGCAGCAGGCGCGCCACCAGGGCGTGACCGGCCTCGTGGTAGGCGGTGTTGCGGCGCTCTTCCTCGGGCATGACCATGGACTTCCGCTCGGGACCCATCATGATCTTGTCCTTGGCCTTCTCGAAGTCGACCATCTCGACCACGCGGCCGTTGCGGCGCGCGGCGAACAGGGCGGCCTCGTTGACCAGGTTGGCCAGATCTGCACCCGAGAACCCCGGGGTGCCGCGGGCCAGGATGTCGGCCCGGATGTCCTGCCCGACCGGCACCTTGCGCATGTGCACGTTCAGGATCTGCTCGCGACCCCGCACGTCCGGCAGGGTCACATAGACCTGGCGGTCGAAGCGGCCCGGACGCAGCAGCGCGGGGTCGAGGATGTCCGGCCGGTTGGTGGCCGCCATCACGATCACGCCCAGATTGGTCTCGAAGCCGTCCATCTCGACCAGCATCTGGTTGAGGGTCTGCTCGCGCTCGTCATTGCCGCCGCCCAGGCCGGCACCACGGTGGCGGCCCACGGCGTCGATTTCGTCGACGAAGATGATGCAGGGGGCGCTCTTCTTGGCCTGCTCGAACATGTCGCGCACGCGGGCCGCGCCCACGCCGACGAACATTTCCACGAAGTCAGAGCCCGAGATGCTGAAGAACGGCACCTTGGCCTCACCGGCGATCGCCTTGGCCAGCAGGGTCTTGCCGGTGCCCGGGGGGCCGACCAGCAGCACGCCGCGGGGGATGCGGCCACCCAGCTTCTGGAACTTCTGCGGGTCTTTCAGGAAGTCGACCAGTTCCTTGACCTCTTCCTTGGCCTCGTCACAGCCGGCCACGTCGGCGAAGGTGGTGGAGTTGTTGGCCTCGTCCAGCATGCGGGCCTTGGACTTGCCGAAGCTGAAGGCCCCGCCCTTGCCACCACCCTGCATCTGGCGCATGAAGTAGATCCAGACGCCGATCAGCAGCAGCATCGGGCCCCAGGAGACCAGCAGGCTGGTCAGCAGCGAGGGCTCTTCGCGAGGACGGACGTCGAACTTCACGCCGTTGTTGATCAGGTCACCGGTCAGGCCGCGGTCCAGCAGGGTGCCGGTGGTGCGGATCTTGTTGCCGTCGGTCGTGACAGCGGTGATGTCGATGCTGCCCATCCCGTCCTGGATGGTCACGCTCTTGATGTTCTTGTCACGGACTTCCTGCAGGAATTCCGAGTAGCCGACCTGCTGCCCCTGAACGGTGGCACGGTCGAACTGCTTGAACACGGTGAAAAGCACCAGGGCGATCACCAACCAGACGGCGATCTTGGAAATCCATTGATTGTTCACCGCGGCTCCTTCAGAAAATCCATTGCACGCTGCCGCCCGTCATGTCGTCCGGCACGGTTCTCTCACCGTAGATGGGGTCGATTCTAGTCCGTTCAAGAGCCTGACCCTCTTGACCAAAGGCCATCCTCCGTGCTTATTCGACAGAGCAAAACCCTCGGGTACCCACTCAAGTGCGTTTCAGACCCAAGCCCACCAGAAAGGTTTCGGCCGATTTGTCGCGGGACGACTTGGGCTTGTGCGCCTTGACCACACGAAACGTCTGGCGGAACAACTGCACCAAGGGATCGTACCCCCCACCGTGAAACACCTTGGCCACCAGGGCTCCTTCGGGGCGCAGATGCTGGCGGGCGAAATCGACCGCCAGTTCGACCAGATGCTCGATGCGGGCCGCATCGGCACTGGCGATGCCCGAGAGGTTGGGGGCCATGTCCGAGACAACCAAGTCCACCGGGCGCCCGGCCAGGGCGTCTTCCAGCTGCTTCAGGACCTGGTCCTCGCGAAAGTCACCCTGGATGAAGGTCACGCCCTCGATCGGCTCGAAATCCAGCAGGTCCAGCGCGATGATGGTGCCGTCCAGTTCGCCCACCGCCGCCCCCCCGGCCCCGGCGTGCTTGGGGGCAAAACGGCGGCGCAGGTACTGGCTCCAGGCCCCTGGCGCCGCCCCCAGGTCCACCACCACCTGGCCCGGCCGCACCAGATGAAAGGCCTCATCCAGTTCCTTGAGCTTGTAGGCGGCCCGGGCCCGGAAGCCCTCCTTCTGTGCCAGGCGCACATAGGGATCCGTGACATGGTCATGCAGCCAGGCCTTGTTGACCTTCTTGCTCTTGGTTTGTGTCTTCATGTTGAAGGGATAATACGAGGATGCCTGCGATTCAACTGACGCCCGCGGACCGCAAGGAAAAGCGCGGCGAAGCCCATCACCTCGACCCGGTCGTCATGATCGGTGCCGACGGACTCACCCCTGCCATCGTCAAGGAAACCGATGCCGCCCTGAAGGCCCACGGCCTGATCAAGGTGCGGGTCTTTTCCGACGATCGCACGGCCCGCGAAGCCATGCTGACCCAGCTGGCCGAGGAACTCAATGCCGCCCCCGTGCAGCACATCGGCAAGCTGCTGGTGCTGTGGCGGCCGCTGCCGGTCAAGCAGGCCGCGGAACGCGAGGACCGCATGCCCGGCCCCCGCACGGTCAAGCTGGTCAGCTTCCCGAAGAATGGCACCGGTCGCCCGACCATCAAGAAGGTCCAGGTGTTCGGCAACGAACGCGTGACCGCCGGGGGCAGCATCAAGCGGGTGAAGAAGCGCACCGTCAGCAGCAAGAAGCGCGCACAGAGCCAGGACTGATCTCTGGATTGAGAACCGCGAGGGGCCTGTCGGCCCCTTTTTCATGCCTGAACTCAGCGCTGGGGGGCCAACGACCC
This sequence is a window from Ideonella dechloratans. Protein-coding genes within it:
- the folP gene encoding dihydropteroate synthase, coding for MFWQTARFRIDLTRPHVMGIVNATPDSFSDGGQFYRPEDACARCDALVAEGVDILDIGGESTRPGSVAPDWREELARVLPVVRHAVGLGVPVSVDTSQPEVMAEVLAAGADIINDVRSLDRPGALDAVRQTPQAGVCLMHRQGEPATMQQAPHYADVTVEVQADLARRLADLVAAGVAAERVVLDPGYGFGKTDEHNLTLLREQRRLLALGRPLLAGWSRKRTLGQLTGRPVHQRQAASVAAALAAVTLGARIVRVHDVAATVDALKVWQAAGLCKAV
- the ftsH gene encoding ATP-dependent zinc metalloprotease FtsH, whose amino-acid sequence is MNNQWISKIAVWLVIALVLFTVFKQFDRATVQGQQVGYSEFLQEVRDKNIKSVTIQDGMGSIDITAVTTDGNKIRTTGTLLDRGLTGDLINNGVKFDVRPREEPSLLTSLLVSWGPMLLLIGVWIYFMRQMQGGGKGGAFSFGKSKARMLDEANNSTTFADVAGCDEAKEEVKELVDFLKDPQKFQKLGGRIPRGVLLVGPPGTGKTLLAKAIAGEAKVPFFSISGSDFVEMFVGVGAARVRDMFEQAKKSAPCIIFVDEIDAVGRHRGAGLGGGNDEREQTLNQMLVEMDGFETNLGVIVMAATNRPDILDPALLRPGRFDRQVYVTLPDVRGREQILNVHMRKVPVGQDIRADILARGTPGFSGADLANLVNEAALFAARRNGRVVEMVDFEKAKDKIMMGPERKSMVMPEEERRNTAYHEAGHALVARLLPKTDPVHKVTVIPRGRALGVTMQLPEGDRYSMDKERMLSTISVLFGGRIAEEVFMNQMTTGASNDFERATQIARDMVTRYGMTDELGPMVYAENEGEVFLGRSVTKTTSMSEETMRKVDSVIRRIIDEQYATARKLIEDNQDKMHAMAKALLDWETIDAEQIEDIMSGKPPRPPKDWTSSSNKTGSGPTPPVNTDGAPAAA
- a CDS encoding RlmE family RNA methyltransferase: MKTQTKSKKVNKAWLHDHVTDPYVRLAQKEGFRARAAYKLKELDEAFHLVRPGQVVVDLGAAPGAWSQYLRRRFAPKHAGAGGAAVGELDGTIIALDLLDFEPIEGVTFIQGDFREDQVLKQLEDALAGRPVDLVVSDMAPNLSGIASADAARIEHLVELAVDFARQHLRPEGALVAKVFHGGGYDPLVQLFRQTFRVVKAHKPKSSRDKSAETFLVGLGLKRT
- a CDS encoding YhbY family RNA-binding protein, whose product is MPAIQLTPADRKEKRGEAHHLDPVVMIGADGLTPAIVKETDAALKAHGLIKVRVFSDDRTAREAMLTQLAEELNAAPVQHIGKLLVLWRPLPVKQAAEREDRMPGPRTVKLVSFPKNGTGRPTIKKVQVFGNERVTAGGSIKRVKKRTVSSKKRAQSQD